The sequence CTGGCAGGGCGGCCCGAGCGGATGCCCACTTCCTCGCCGAACCGTTGGCAACGCCTCTTCGAGGGTGTATAATGCCGTTTGCGAGCGGAGGGCTGTCCGAGTGGTCGATGGTGGCTGACTTGAAATCAGCCGGGCGCAAGCCCCAGGGGTTCGAATCCTCTGCCCTCCGCCAGTTTTTTCAATCCCTCAACCAACTTATCAATGTCTCAATTCTATCAATGTACTTGAAGAGAACCAAGATCCCTCGGCGGTGAAGCTGCCTCGGGATGACGGGGCTTTGTCGTCCCGAACGGCGCGAAGCGCCGGAGGGACCTCGGGTTTGGCGGCAAGTCAAGGGCGAGGTCCCTCGCGTTCGCTCGGGACGACAAAAAGGGCGGTCGTTAGGGACGACCCCTACTCCACCCTGTTCTCCAGCGCGCCCAGGCCCTCTATCTCCACCCTCATCACGTCGCCCTTCTTCACCGGGGCTATGCCGGACGGGGTTCCCGTGATTATCACGTCGCCCGGCTCCAGGGTCATCACTTGCGATATGTGGCTCACCAGCACGGGGACGGGGAAGATCAGGTTGCTTGTGCGGGAGCTCTGCACTGTTTCGCCGTTGAGCAACATTTTTATCTCCAGGTCCGACGGGTCGATGCCGCACACCACGTAGGGCCCGAGGGGGCAGAAGGTGTCGAAGGACTTGGCCCTGGTCCACTGGCCGTCCTTGTTCTGCAGGTCGCGGGCAGTGACGTCGTTCGCGCAGGTGTAGCCAAGCACGCAGGCTAAAGCCTGCTCCGGGGAGACGCCCTTGCACCTGCTGCCTATGACGACCCCCAGCTCCGCCTCGTAGTCCACCCGGCTGGTCATTGCGGGAGGGTATACCACCGGCTCGCCGTGCGCCACTACGCTGGTGGAGGGCTTCAGGAAGAGAAGCGGCTCCTCGGGAAGGGGCTTGCCGACCTCCGCGGCGTGGTCCCTGTAGTTGAGGCCGATGGCGACCACCTTGCCGGGCGACGAGGGCGGGAGATAGCTTTCAATATCCTCCAGAGCCCCTATGCGCTCCCCTCGCACCGCGTCCGTTCCCATGCCCCCGCCGAAGTCGTAGAGGGATCCCTCCTCGACCAGGGCGGCCCTCCTCTCCCCTCGGATAACGCATCGTACAAATGTCCTCTTCATGGCGCACCTCTCCCCCTGAATAATATTATGCATCGTGCATTATATGATACCAGACTGCGGCGATTTGCAACCGCGCCGACGGAATTGACTTTTGCACTGGCATGACGTATTCTGTGACATAATGCATACTTGGTCGTCGCCCTGTAGACGCCTCTTCCCGTTCGGGAGAGCCGCAGCGCGTGCGTCCGCCGCAGGGGGGGAGCTCTATGTTCAGAAAGAAGAAGGACGGAGTGGAGGCGATACTGTACTCGGGCGACCGGGCGAAGATTCTATCCATGGTCAAGGAGATGGGTGGAATGGCCGCCGAGGCGTTCAGGCTCGCGGTTCAGTCGCTGGAGGAGCGCGACGACGAGCTGGCCTCCAAGGTGATCGCCGACGACGACGCGATCGACGACATGGAGGCGGCGATCGACAACGAGTGCCTGTGCTCGATCGCGCTTAGGCAGCCGGTGCGTGAGGATCTGCGCTTCGTCTTTGCCGTGCTGAAGATCATCATGGACCTTGAGCGGATCGGCGACCAGGGAGTGAACATAGCGCAGAAGGCCATGCTGCTGAACCGGTACCCCCTGCTGAAGCCGCTGGTGGACATCCCGAAGATGAGGGACATCGCGACGGAGATGGTGGCGGACTCGCTGAAGGCGTTCGAGAAGAACGACATCCAGCTGGCGATGGAGATCTGCATGAGGGACGACGAGCTTGACGAGCTTTACGAGAGCATCTTCGACGAGCTTATCGAGATACTGGCGCGGAACTCGAACGGGGACGAGGCGACGGCGCAGCGGGCGGCGGGGCTGCTATGGATAGCGCGCCATCTGGCCCGCATAGGCGACCATGCGACGAACGTGGCGGAGAGGGTCTACTTCATGGTGGAGGGGGAGAGGCTGAAGCCAATCATCGAGGCCAGGAAGAAGGCCCTGCACGAAGATAAATAGGCACTGAATGTTTGGCATCAATCATCCCACGAGAGGAGAATGTGGAACATGAAGAGAGTACTGCTTTTAGCTCTTGCGCTCATTCTTGCATTCGGGGCGGCGGCGGCCGCCGATTATCCGACGAAGCCGGTGACGATCATCGTCGCGTCCAACGCCGGAGGCGGCACGGACACGATGGCCCGGCTGTTCGCGAAGTTCGCGGAGAAGTATTTCCCGCAGCCGTTCGTGATCAACAACATCGACGGCGCCGGCGGACAGAGGGGGTTCGACGCTCTAGCCCGCGCGAAGAAGGACGGGTATACGATCGGAACGGTCTACACACCCCATTTCACGGCACACATCTCGGCGAATAGGGCGAATTACACTATCGACGATTTCGACATGCTGTACAATCTTGTGACGGATCCGGGAGTGCTGATCGTGCCTTCATCGAGTCCCTTCAAGACTGTGGAGGATATCATCGAGGCGGAGAAGGCGGCGCCCGGCGCTCTGACCGGTTCGACTTCCGGGCCGGGCAGCGACGATGCTTTCGCGCTGGCGCAGTTCAACGAGTCGACCGGATGCACTGTGAAGAGCGTCCCGGCGACGGGTTCGTCGAATGCGAAGGCGACCGTGATGGGCGGTCATGTGTCCATGGGGTTCATGAATTTGTCGCAGATCGAGTCCAACTACAGGGCGGGCGAGCTTCGCATACTGGCGATGATGACGCACAAGAGGCACCCGAATGTGCCGGAGATCCCGACCTTCGCCGAGCTCGGCTACAAGGTCATCTCCGACTCGTCCAGGGGATTCGCGGCGCCCGCGGGCTTCCCGGAGGACGCCTACAAGATGATTCTGGAGGTCTTTGAGAAGGTGCTGGTCGATCCGGACTTCCTGGATGCGGCGAAGGAGCAGCTTGAGACCAACTTCCTCGGGCCGGACGAGTACAAGGCGTACCTTGAGGATCTTCTCGAGGTGACGAACAGGGCCTACGAGAAGGATCCCTGGTAGAGCGAATGACCCCCGTGACGAACCGGCTTTTCTCGGCCGCTGGGCTGGGGCTCGCCGCGACGCTCTTCCTGGGGGCGAAGGATTTCCCGGACCGGGCCGCCTCGGCGGCCCGGTACATATATTTCCTGGCCGGGGTCCTCGCGGTGCTCTCATCCCTCCTGTTCTTTCAGAGCGAGGCCACATCCGAGCCGCAGGAGCGCTGGATCCGCTCGCCGCGCCACTTCTTCGTGACGATAGCGGCGATGGTGGGCTACTGCGCCGCCATTCCGTACCTGGGCTTCTTCCTAGCGGGTGCGATCTTCATGCCTGCGCTGGCGATGCTGCTGGGCTACAGGAGCCCCCTCTTCATAGCCATAGGGACGGGATTGATACTTGCCTTCATATACCTGGTGTTCGTGTACTTCCTGGGCGTACCGGTGCCGGCCGGGATCTGGGAGGGATAGGCCATGAACGAATTTCTTGTTCCGGCTCTCACGTCCCTCTTCGACCCGCTGGCTCTGTTCACGATAACCGCCGGATCCGTGGTCGGCATAATAGTCGGCGCGATGCCGGGGCTGACCGCCACTATGGCGGTGGCACTGCTTATCCCGGTGACTTTCGGAATGCCGCCGCTTCTTGGGCTCTCCCTTATGGGGGGAGTCTACTGCGGCGGTATGTACGGCGGCGCGATATCGGCGATACTTCTCTCCACTCCGGGCACGCCCGCGGCGGCGGCAACGTCGTTCGACGGCTACCCGATGGCTCGGCAGGGAAAGGGCGGCACGGCCCTGACGGTGGCTGCCTGGTCAAGCTTCTGGGGCGGCATAATCTCCACCTTCGCGCTGCTCTTCATGGCGCCGACGCTGGCTCACTTCTCGCTACGATTCGGCCCGCCCGAGTACTTCGTGCTGTCGATCATGGGCCTGTCGAGCATAGTGACCCTGACGAGGGGCAGCATGGTGAAGGGGCTGATCTCCGGCTTCCTGGGGCTGATCGTGGCGACTGTCGGCATGGATCCCCTGTCAGGTTACATGAGATTCACCTTCGGGCAGATAGACCTGTTCGACGGAGTGCCATTCATGCCCGCTCTGATAGGGCTCTTCTCCATCAGCCAGATACTCGACCTCACGGCGGAGACCCGCATAGCCTTGGATGACGACGGAATCTCGCTTGGGAGCATCAAGAGAAGCAGGATGCCGAAGGGGCTGGGCGGTACAATAGTGCAGGGCGGCCTGATCGGCACGATAGTGGGAATGCTGCCCGGTGCGGGGGCGACCATCTCGGCCTTCATCTCCTACAACTTCGCCAAGCAGGGCGCGCCCGACCCGGAGACGTTCGGCAAGGGAAACCCGAAGGGAGTGGCCGCTGCGGAGAGCGCGAACAACGGCTGCGTGGGAGGCTCCATAATCCCGCTGCTGACCCTCGGAATACCGGGGAACAGCGTTGCCGCCGCCCTGATGGGAGGGCTGATGATCCAGGGGCTGATTCCAGGGCCGGAGCTGTTCACCCGGTACGGGACTCTGACCTACGGCTTCATCCTGTCGCTGTTCATCGCGAACCTGGTCTTCCTGGTGCTGGGGCTATACCTTGCGCCCTACTTCGCGAGAGTGACGACGACCCCGAACGCTCTGCTGATTCCGGGGATCGTGATGCTATCAGTCATAGGCAGCTACGCCATAAACAACAACCTATTCGACGTGTGGCTGATGCTCGGCTTCGGCATAGCGGGCTACTTCCTGGACAAGGGCGGCTTCTCCACCGGCGCGCTGGTGCTTGGGCTGATCCTGGGGCCGATAGCGGAGCTGGGCTTCGGGCAGTCGCTGATACTGTCGCAGGGGTCGCCTCTGATATTCTTCCAGAGGCCTCTCTGCCTGGCGCTGTGGGCGATAACGCTAGTTCTGATGATCCCGGCCTTCACGGGAAAGAGGCGAAGGAAAACAGCATGACGAGACCGGCCCCTTAAGGGGCCGGTTTTTTGTGCCGGGCCGCGCCGACTATCGACTTTTCGCGGCGTTTGTGTTATTTTTTTGAGAGTAGAAGCGAGATCCCTCGTCGCCTCGCTCCTCGGGATGACAAACCTCAAGTCATCCCGAACGGTGCGCAGCACCGGAGGGATCCAGGGGTTAATCCGAGTTAAAGGCGAGATCCCTCGCGTTCGCTCGGGACGACATAAGCAGGCGACCGAACGGGCCGGTTTTTCCGTTCGTGTCGATCGCTTATCCCGAGGCCAGAGGGCCGAGGGGAGGGATCTGAGGGATCTAGGAGTAAATCCGAGTTAAAGGCGAGATCCCTCGCATTCGCTCGGGATGACAGGAAACCGCGTTCGGGATGACACCCTTTAAAGGAGTTGGTTCTGTGGACAGTGGATCGCAACCCTTAAGTAGCACCCTCTCAGCGTAATTCAGCGCCGACACGGCCTCCGCTTCAAGTGAGCCGACGCCCGGCGCCCGCCGGGTTTTCTCACTGATAAAACCCTGGACGAAATAATCAGACGTTCCGGACCCGCGCGCCTCTTCGCAGGCTTTGCGGGCTGTGCGGTCCTGCGCCGCGCCGGGGCAAGGAGGCGACGCCGTGATAGACCTTAAGGAAAAATTCCTCGCCAGCGTGGACAGGCTCTTCGAGCGAAGGCAGTTCAAGAGCCTGAAGGAGCTGCTTGCCGTGATGGAGCCGGCTGACATAGCGGAGATCCTGGCCGACAAGGCGCCGACGGAGCGCGCCTTCCTCTTCCGCCTGCTGTACAAGGACCAGGCGATAGAGGTGTTCGAGTTCATGGAGGGGACGGAGAGGGAGGAGCTGCTGGCCAATTTCACCGACTCGGAGGCTGCGTCGATCATCGAGGAGATGAGCGACGACGACCGCACCGCCCTGTTCGACGAGCTGCCCGCCAAGACGGTCAAGAAGCTTATCCTGCACCTTTCGCCTCAGGAGAGGCGCATAGCCAACACCCTCATGAACTACCCCCCGGACACCGCCGGCCACATCATGACGCCGGAGTTCATCGACCTGAAGGAGAATATGGACGCGTCGGCCGCGATCGAGAGGATCCGCGCCACAGCGGCGAAGAAGGAGACGATCTATACCTCCTTCGTGATGAGCCCGGACCGCCGTCTTCGCGGCACGGTCAACCTGGAGGATTTGATACTGGCCGCTCCGGACAAGACGATAGCGGAGATAATGGACGCTAACCCGGTGTTCGTCTCCACGTCGGACGACAGGGAGGAGGCCGCCGTGGTGATGTCCCGCTACGACCTGCAGACCCTCCCGGTGGTGGACAGCGAGGAGCGGCTGGTGGGAATCCTTACGTTCGACGACATAATGGACGTGATCCAGGAGGAGGCCACGGAGGACTTCGAGCGGATGGCCGGAATCCACCCGGTCGAGGAGAGCTACCTGGACGCGGGGGTGATGACCCTGTCGCGCAAGAGGCTGACCTGGCTGCTGGTCTGCATAGTGACCCAGCTCTTCTCCACCACTATCCTGGAGCACTACACCTTCGCG comes from Synergistaceae bacterium and encodes:
- a CDS encoding tripartite tricarboxylate transporter substrate binding protein is translated as MKRVLLLALALILAFGAAAAADYPTKPVTIIVASNAGGGTDTMARLFAKFAEKYFPQPFVINNIDGAGGQRGFDALARAKKDGYTIGTVYTPHFTAHISANRANYTIDDFDMLYNLVTDPGVLIVPSSSPFKTVEDIIEAEKAAPGALTGSTSGPGSDDAFALAQFNESTGCTVKSVPATGSSNAKATVMGGHVSMGFMNLSQIESNYRAGELRILAMMTHKRHPNVPEIPTFAELGYKVISDSSRGFAAPAGFPEDAYKMILEVFEKVLVDPDFLDAAKEQLETNFLGPDEYKAYLEDLLEVTNRAYEKDPW
- the phoU gene encoding phosphate signaling complex protein PhoU gives rise to the protein MFRKKKDGVEAILYSGDRAKILSMVKEMGGMAAEAFRLAVQSLEERDDELASKVIADDDAIDDMEAAIDNECLCSIALRQPVREDLRFVFAVLKIIMDLERIGDQGVNIAQKAMLLNRYPLLKPLVDIPKMRDIATEMVADSLKAFEKNDIQLAMEICMRDDELDELYESIFDELIEILARNSNGDEATAQRAAGLLWIARHLARIGDHATNVAERVYFMVEGERLKPIIEARKKALHEDK
- a CDS encoding fumarylacetoacetate hydrolase family protein — translated: MKRTFVRCVIRGERRAALVEEGSLYDFGGGMGTDAVRGERIGALEDIESYLPPSSPGKVVAIGLNYRDHAAEVGKPLPEEPLLFLKPSTSVVAHGEPVVYPPAMTSRVDYEAELGVVIGSRCKGVSPEQALACVLGYTCANDVTARDLQNKDGQWTRAKSFDTFCPLGPYVVCGIDPSDLEIKMLLNGETVQSSRTSNLIFPVPVLVSHISQVMTLEPGDVIITGTPSGIAPVKKGDVMRVEIEGLGALENRVE
- a CDS encoding tripartite tricarboxylate transporter TctB family protein, coding for MTNRLFSAAGLGLAATLFLGAKDFPDRAASAARYIYFLAGVLAVLSSLLFFQSEATSEPQERWIRSPRHFFVTIAAMVGYCAAIPYLGFFLAGAIFMPALAMLLGYRSPLFIAIGTGLILAFIYLVFVYFLGVPVPAGIWEG
- the mgtE gene encoding magnesium transporter, which gives rise to MIDLKEKFLASVDRLFERRQFKSLKELLAVMEPADIAEILADKAPTERAFLFRLLYKDQAIEVFEFMEGTEREELLANFTDSEAASIIEEMSDDDRTALFDELPAKTVKKLILHLSPQERRIANTLMNYPPDTAGHIMTPEFIDLKENMDASAAIERIRATAAKKETIYTSFVMSPDRRLRGTVNLEDLILAAPDKTIAEIMDANPVFVSTSDDREEAAVVMSRYDLQTLPVVDSEERLVGILTFDDIMDVIQEEATEDFERMAGIHPVEESYLDAGVMTLSRKRLTWLLVCIVTQLFSTTILEHYTFALESVVALAFFIPLLIDTGGNTGTQASTLVIRGLTLGEITAGDLWTVLVKEALSGLILGSILAALASLRAWQMGTGSMVALTVAISVVGVVMMGNMVGAFLPFAAKKMRVDPAVMSGPLITTVVDVLGLMLYLEVARRLLGLG
- a CDS encoding C4-dicarboxylate ABC transporter permease, with protein sequence MNEFLVPALTSLFDPLALFTITAGSVVGIIVGAMPGLTATMAVALLIPVTFGMPPLLGLSLMGGVYCGGMYGGAISAILLSTPGTPAAAATSFDGYPMARQGKGGTALTVAAWSSFWGGIISTFALLFMAPTLAHFSLRFGPPEYFVLSIMGLSSIVTLTRGSMVKGLISGFLGLIVATVGMDPLSGYMRFTFGQIDLFDGVPFMPALIGLFSISQILDLTAETRIALDDDGISLGSIKRSRMPKGLGGTIVQGGLIGTIVGMLPGAGATISAFISYNFAKQGAPDPETFGKGNPKGVAAAESANNGCVGGSIIPLLTLGIPGNSVAAALMGGLMIQGLIPGPELFTRYGTLTYGFILSLFIANLVFLVLGLYLAPYFARVTTTPNALLIPGIVMLSVIGSYAINNNLFDVWLMLGFGIAGYFLDKGGFSTGALVLGLILGPIAELGFGQSLILSQGSPLIFFQRPLCLALWAITLVLMIPAFTGKRRRKTA